A genomic window from Xyrauchen texanus isolate HMW12.3.18 chromosome 31, RBS_HiC_50CHRs, whole genome shotgun sequence includes:
- the ppp1r14ba gene encoding protein phosphatase 1, regulatory (inhibitor) subunit 14Ba: protein MAAVTSPETTPQPRVYFQTPPGTEEEMPQKQGRVTVKYDRKELRRRLNLEEWIVSQLMNLYDCEEDEVPELEIDVDELLDLPNDVERAIRVKMLLVDCYKPNDDFVAALLEKVRGMQKLNTPQKKGELTP from the exons ATGGCAGCGGTAACGAGTCCGGAAACGACACCTCAACCCCGGGTTTATTTTCAAACACCACCCGGTACCGAAGAAGAAATGCCACAGAAGCAAGGGCGCGTGACCGTCAAATATGACAGAAAAGAATTAAGGAGGCGGCTGAATTTGGAAGAGTGGATAGTTAGCCAGTTAATGAATCTATACGACTGCGAG GAAGATGAAGTTCCCGAGCTGGAAATAGATGTGGATGAGCTGTTGGATCTTCCCAACGATGTCGAGAGAGCCATTAGAGTGAAG ATGCTGCTGGTTGACTGTTACAAACCTAATGAT GACTTTGTTGCTGCACTGCTGGAGAAGGTTCGAGGTATGCAGAAACTCAACACTCCCCAGAAGAAGGGCGAGCTGACACCATGA
- the LOC127625471 gene encoding peptidyl-prolyl cis-trans isomerase FKBP2-like, with amino-acid sequence MLNADMRLCLMLAFTLIAVVHGAEKKKLQIGIKKRVDDCPLKSRKGDVLNMHYTGKLEDGTEFDSSIPRNQPFTFTLGTGQVIKGWDQGLLGMCEGEKRKLVIPSELGYGDRGAPPKIPGGATLIFEVELLSIERRSEL; translated from the exons ATGCTTAATGCAG ACATGAGGCTGTGtttgatgttggcatttacactcataGCCGTTGTGCATGGGGCTGAAAAGAAGAAACTTCAGATAGGAATCAAGAAAAGAGTGGACGACTGTCCTCTCAAGTCACGAAAGGGAGATGTGTTGAATATGCACTACACT GGGAAACTGGAGGATGGGACAGAATTTGACAGCAGCATACCGAGGAATCAGCCCTTCACCTTTACTCTTGGCACTGGACAGGTCATCAAGGGATGGGATCAGGGTTTACTGGG AATGTGTGAGGGTGAGAAGAGGAAACTGGTTATTCCCTCTGAGCTCG GTTATGGTGACAGAGGAGCACCACCTAAAATTCCAG GTGGCGCCACACTCATCTTTGAAGTAGAGCTGTTAAGCATTGAGAGAAGATCTGAGTTATAG